The following DNA comes from Erigeron canadensis isolate Cc75 chromosome 3, C_canadensis_v1, whole genome shotgun sequence.
CTTCTGTACAAAATTAACTTGTCTCAATGATATCACCCCTCACGTACCTGGTTGTAAGTATCATTCATCGTGATGTCCGTACATCCTCGTAATCGGTGTTAATTTCAAGTGATCCACACATTATAATATTTGGGAAATTGCTACATCTCTAATTCAtgggtttgattttttttttaatttttttttttatgatctaCTCTTTGGCAATAAAAAGTATTATGGCTGATAAGTAGAAATAAATGCGTCccacatatatatgaacaatgtttttttgtatgaaataatcattcatatattttatatgatagAGTTTGTACTTAAGAAAATCCAAAATTAAGTAACATAAATAAGGTTAATTTTAACATATAAGTAGACATATTCTACGTTGTTATATCTAAAGTAATAATACATTGTTCCTTACAAAAAGCACAAGGTGCAAGCTTTAGATACAAACAAGACACCATGTattataaaagagaaaaacCACAGTTTTAAAAAACTAAGGTAACTCGAGAAATGGGAATGGTTAAGCTTTTTGCGACGCCATCGAGCCCATTTTCCTTAAGGATAGTTTGGGCACTAAAGTTTAAAGGCATAGActatgaaatcatatatgaGGATCTTAGCAACAAGAGTCCTGAACTTTTAAGATACAATCCTATTCACAAAAAGATACCAGTGCTAGTGCACAATGAAGTACCCATCTGTGAATCACTTGTGATTCTTGAGTACATCGATGAGACGTGGAAGGACACTAGCCCATACTTACCTCAAGACCCCTTTGAAAAAGCCAAAGCACGTTTTTGGGCAAAATTTGGCGATGAGCAGGTAGTCGGTTAtatcatactttttatttacttGTTAACACAAATACACATAGACAATTTATAAATGATACGTTTGCAAAATTTTGGTTGTAATTAAAAGAATGGTTCTTTCAAAAGGTGGTGTgttattaacattaataaattCATTTCTTTTATCCTCTATTTCGATTCGTTGTATATGTAGGTTATACCATCATTCTACGGTTACTATATGAAACAAGGGAAGGATCAAGAGGAAGCTAAGGTTACAATATTGGCCAATCTAAAACTTATCGAAGAACTTCTATATGAAAAGACATTCTTTAATGGGGAAACTTGTGGATTTTTGGACCTTGCTCTCGGGTGGCTAGCTGATTGTTCTGGTCCTTTAGAAGTGGTAACCGGTCTAAAACTACTAGATGAGTATTCTTTTCCAAATTTATGTGCATGGAGGAAAaaattccttcagattccatcaaaaattgaaagttGGCCCGATCAAGAAACTTTAATAGTTATGTATACGAAAATGAAGGAACGTAGAAAATCAGAGAAATAACCTTTTACAACAACTAAGCGATACAATAATTCAGGAGCTTACCCAGTACGTTGTAGGCTTTATGCCATTCGAAATGTCTCACTCATAGTACGTTTTCACCTCTAATAATGCTATGGTGTTCGGCTTTTGTGTTAAGTTAATGGAATATCcatatgtttgtgttttttaaggTCAATAAGACAGTATGTTCTATATGttttttagttaatattttGAACTTCAGTAAGTAATAATTAATAGGATTATGGGACACATGACTGTGggacataaaaaaaacttatactaTGTATATACTTTCAATCGTGGGGGGTAACTCAAAAGAAGTTCACGATGAGTTTGGGTATGACGTATAAATGGAAAGTGTACATACCCAACGGTGACCGCAAGCAGGCGAAGGAAATGCAATATTCTTCACACGTAAACCTGGTCACGAACTCGCAAAAATTTCATGATTTACTCGCAACATACGTataagatctataaaggtaatgAAATTAATAGCGAGTGTTAGAGCTAATTGTCTGATTTGTCTCCAATCTGGTTGTACAGACAACTTTGGATCCAcatacaagtttatgttgaataTGGCCATGTATTATTATAGGGCTACAAACCATCCAAAACTTACATTATCTACAATTCACATCACATTCAATAAGTAAAATTAGGTTCACGTGATAACAAACCCATTTAAAACTATGATATACTAATATGAAATGATATCTTCAATGCATGTTAAACATGTGAAAACCAAATTAGGATGGATGATCTACGAGTACATCTGGAAGGcccaaaaaattataaaaaaagcAAAACACCATTGACTTAAGTAGGAAAAATAATTGTTATAAAAGGTTATCTTCTATTAGAATTTTTTTCTCTTACAGTTTTCTTTCTAATAGGTCGCAATTTCGAGTCTCATTAAAATCATTTCGATGTTAATCTGTTGGGTAAGTATAATTAGAGGAACATAATACTAATAAGTAATAACACAAAATTTTATATCTACACTTATACACATTTATTTTTACTACCTTATAATATCTTTACTACCTTATAATGTTAAATATTACGCATTTGGGATATGCAAAttgtataaaataacttttttttaaccaatcataataaatctcatattaaatatgtatatctaGGGATGTTTACAGTTTAAGAACCAGACCGAACCGGACATATACAAGACCGAACCGTCACCTTCGGTCCGGTTCATGTTCGGGTTACAACCGGTTTTCGGGTTAGAAAGAATGAACCGAGAACCGAGTAAATTGACACTGATGTGAAGTCCTTGCTAGTTGACGTcaaacaaaaagtataaaaaggaCTCATGCTCTTCTCATACATGTAATTAGCAATACTAAGAATGATAGAATGAGATATTAAATCACTGTTGTCTCGCATACAAAGTGGACTCATCATGTACATGTGATATATCAACAGTATTATTCGTTTTGGATGATGGCAATAACATACTAACATGGACAATCATAAATTCATACTAACAAGAATATAGGATATTGATATAGTGATATATTCTCTTGTTTTTGTTGCGTTTGctaatatatatgtagttaTGTACAAATGTATTAAGATTTTTTAgagaaaaagttatataaattatgtACATAATGCtgaattttgctaaataaaagaaagaacgTGTATATCTTAACTGTATGCTACACAaaagaaatatatgtatacaagTAAAAGGAAGTTAGAATTCATCTTAAACTTAAATTTGTAACTTTATTCACGGTTCGGTCTTGAACTCGGTTTTGTAGATTTGAACATGGACCGGACCGAGATCCGATTTGCTTAAATTCATATGACCGTGGACCGGACCAAGCACCTCGGTTCAGGTCAAATTCTGGTCGGTTTCTTGATTTTTTCAGTTTGAACCGCCAAATGAACATCCCTCTGTATATCCATGTTGAATGTTAATTCCATATTTTTAgcatatatctttatatttaataaagaagaattgttttttaaactatttttagaaacaattatgaTGTGTCATGTTtacaaatttcttcaaaatgtttttatctatttatgatgtcatatttaatcaaaaatctttttaaagataaatagcccattaaatattttcaaaatgttttcttttatttatgatgtttacaaatttatttttttattcgaATCaaagtaaattctttttaatataatattataaaatgtccttttattttttgttaatgcaatatatactaatataaataaattattatgttaattaatttaatatctccaaaccgagttataatatatcaataacaaaaattatatacactttttaagattttttttgtttttaaaattttagtaaaATGTCCGAGTTAAACCcgagttgattagctagtacattaataaaaaacaatttatcAACCTATTGACGATAAAAACGTCATCTTAATTGATTGACTATTTTTATCGTTAACGATAACCACAAATGTATCCATTTATGTCATGTTGATTAAAGGGAAAATCCTTTGGTGTtggaaaaataaattaagaGGGCAAAAAGCCGATTAATACTTTACACTGGTAAGTGAATATTAATATTGTCTAtaaaggaaaataaataaactgAATAATATTGATGTTATTTTTTCGATCATCAAACCAACGCACCAGACTGTATCATaaagacataaaaaaaaaaaaagaaaaagaaaatacacACACAGCTTCCATTTCCCCCCA
Coding sequences within:
- the LOC122592184 gene encoding probable glutathione S-transferase, producing MGMVKLFATPSSPFSLRIVWALKFKGIDYEIIYEDLSNKSPELLRYNPIHKKIPVLVHNEVPICESLVILEYIDETWKDTSPYLPQDPFEKAKARFWAKFGDEQVIPSFYGYYMKQGKDQEEAKVTILANLKLIEELLYEKTFFNGETCGFLDLALGWLADCSGPLEVVTGLKLLDEYSFPNLCAWRKKFLQIPSKIESWPDQETLIVMYTKMKERRKSEK